A genomic window from Streptomyces brevispora includes:
- a CDS encoding bifunctional DNA primase/polymerase, with product MREILGRRRRLRLRDRPAQLDAALTCATEWQWPVLPGVGLQPADGRGERGCACPDPECAVPGAHPCDPGLLAATTDPRMVRWWWTNRPTAPVVLATGGQAPCALSLPAVAGAGALAELDRMGMRLGPVVATPTRWSLLVAPYTLERLGELLHAQDWVPSSLRFHGEGGYLVLPPSETGAGQVRWERAPDRVSRLRLTGGAPVAVAASPWLPDVGAVLDALVEASNSAPDGGSRLAY from the coding sequence AGCTCGACGCGGCTCTGACCTGTGCCACCGAGTGGCAGTGGCCCGTACTCCCGGGAGTGGGGCTGCAGCCGGCCGACGGTCGTGGTGAGCGTGGCTGCGCCTGCCCCGACCCCGAATGCGCCGTGCCCGGCGCGCACCCCTGCGACCCCGGACTGCTCGCGGCGACCACCGACCCGCGGATGGTGCGCTGGTGGTGGACGAACCGGCCCACCGCACCGGTCGTGCTGGCCACCGGCGGGCAGGCGCCGTGCGCCCTGAGCCTGCCGGCCGTGGCCGGTGCGGGGGCGCTGGCCGAACTCGACCGGATGGGGATGCGGCTGGGTCCCGTGGTGGCGACGCCGACCCGGTGGTCGCTGCTGGTCGCCCCGTACACCCTCGAACGGCTCGGTGAACTGCTGCACGCGCAGGACTGGGTGCCCAGTTCACTGCGGTTCCACGGCGAGGGGGGCTATCTCGTCCTTCCGCCGTCCGAGACCGGCGCGGGGCAAGTGCGCTGGGAGCGGGCGCCGGACAGGGTCTCGCGGCTGCGGCTGACCGGTGGAGCGCCCGTCGCGGTGGCCGCCTCGCCGTGGCTGCCGGATGTGGGGGCGGTTCTGGACGCGCTGGTCGAAGCGAGCAACAGCGCCCCGGACGGGGGAAGCCGGCTCGCCTACTGA
- a CDS encoding DUF5926 family protein: MAKKRPQTKAGKQQLKDGEIPVVGAREPCPCGSGRRYKACHGRAAAQAVTELVQRPFEGLTGECDWVALRELVPAATVELTLKGGLPEGVPSVTLATVLPMAWPALRRDDGSVLLALQNDTSSGDLSRDLADTLQRALETEPGSPVAARRVPADGPRLQDVLDPDAPFAPVVHSGFEFWVPDAENATAEVSASLERANDAAIPTVLLTGVDAAYWCETPEKNHLRWVMPHPEEQLLDALARLHAAGASSLGEGTRLVGSFRAHGLMVPVWDLPSAMGAEECEKPAAVFAEQLATALASDAPLTPEERRARGGLTNRQVTLS; this comes from the coding sequence ATGGCCAAGAAGCGCCCTCAGACCAAGGCCGGGAAGCAGCAACTCAAGGACGGCGAGATCCCGGTGGTCGGGGCTCGCGAGCCCTGCCCGTGCGGTTCGGGCCGCCGTTACAAGGCCTGTCACGGCCGCGCCGCCGCCCAGGCCGTGACCGAGCTGGTCCAGCGCCCCTTCGAGGGGCTGACCGGCGAATGCGACTGGGTCGCGCTGCGCGAACTGGTCCCCGCCGCCACGGTCGAGCTGACGCTGAAGGGCGGGCTGCCCGAGGGCGTGCCGTCCGTGACGCTCGCGACCGTGCTCCCGATGGCCTGGCCCGCGCTGCGTCGCGACGACGGCTCGGTTCTGCTCGCGCTGCAGAACGACACCTCTTCCGGTGACCTCAGCCGGGACCTCGCCGACACCTTGCAGCGGGCGCTGGAGACCGAGCCCGGCTCGCCCGTTGCCGCCCGGCGCGTTCCGGCCGACGGGCCTCGGCTGCAGGATGTCCTGGACCCGGACGCGCCCTTCGCGCCCGTCGTGCACTCCGGCTTCGAGTTCTGGGTACCGGACGCGGAGAACGCCACGGCCGAGGTGTCCGCCTCCCTGGAGCGCGCGAACGACGCCGCGATCCCGACCGTCCTGCTCACCGGGGTGGACGCCGCCTACTGGTGCGAGACGCCGGAGAAGAACCACCTCCGGTGGGTCATGCCGCACCCCGAGGAGCAGCTCCTCGACGCTCTCGCCCGGCTGCACGCCGCCGGAGCCTCGTCCCTCGGCGAGGGGACCCGGCTGGTCGGCTCCTTCCGCGCGCACGGCCTGATGGTTCCCGTCTGGGATCTGCCGAGCGCGATGGGGGCCGAGGAGTGCGAGAAGCCCGCCGCCGTGTTCGCGGAGCAACTGGCCACGGCGCTCGCCTCGGACGCGCCCCTCACCCCCGAGGAGCGACGGGCGCGCGGCGGGCTCACCAACCGCCAGGTGACACTCAGCTGA
- a CDS encoding ATP-binding protein, whose product MALVVAQEVPTSSSMAVPHGPAGVGQARHRMREQLRSHGVSDSVVDDAVLILSELLSNACRHGRPLGRHSDVGDGDVRAAWRVDRTGGLTVEVTDGGGPTRPVPATPSVSARGGRGLNIISALAEKWGVRDDASGEVTVWVQVNEESPRPGGVPGRQGNGRATGKTTRPGPTGASAVPGLDGLDLADALDDAG is encoded by the coding sequence GTGGCGTTGGTGGTGGCACAAGAAGTGCCCACGTCGTCGAGCATGGCCGTACCCCATGGCCCTGCGGGCGTGGGTCAGGCACGACACCGGATGCGTGAGCAGTTGCGCAGCCACGGAGTGTCGGATTCGGTCGTCGACGATGCTGTATTGATCCTTTCCGAACTGCTCAGCAACGCCTGCCGGCACGGCAGGCCACTGGGCCGACACAGCGACGTGGGAGACGGCGACGTGCGCGCCGCCTGGCGCGTCGACAGAACGGGCGGGCTGACCGTCGAGGTGACGGACGGAGGCGGCCCGACCCGGCCGGTTCCGGCCACTCCATCGGTATCCGCTCGCGGCGGCCGGGGGCTCAACATCATCAGCGCGCTCGCCGAGAAGTGGGGCGTACGCGACGACGCATCCGGCGAGGTCACGGTCTGGGTGCAGGTCAACGAGGAGTCGCCCCGCCCCGGCGGGGTACCGGGCAGACAGGGCAACGGGCGGGCAACGGGCAAGACCACACGGCCGGGCCCGACCGGAGCGTCCGCCGTACCGGGACTCGACGGGCTGGATCTCGCCGACGCCCTCGACGACGCGGGCTGA
- a CDS encoding glycerophosphodiester phosphodiesterase family protein, which yields MQHPIQVIAHRGASDDAPEHTLAAYRKAIEDGADALECDVRLTADGHLVCVHDRRVNRTSNGRGAVSALELSALAALDFGSWKDREESESPDWDPVPGELASVLTLERLLELLVETRAAGRPLQLAIETKHPTRWAGQVEERLLHLLKRFELDVPPADGPSPVRIMSFSARSLHRIQDASPDLPTVYLMQFVSPRLRDGRLPAGARIAGPGMRIVRSHPGYIERLHRAGHRAHVWTVNEPEDVDLCVRLGVEAIITNRPRQVLEQLRRSSYQ from the coding sequence ATGCAGCATCCCATCCAGGTCATCGCGCACCGCGGCGCGTCCGACGACGCCCCCGAGCACACCCTGGCCGCGTACCGGAAGGCGATCGAGGACGGCGCCGACGCCCTGGAGTGCGATGTACGGCTCACCGCCGACGGCCATCTCGTATGCGTACACGACCGCCGGGTGAACCGCACGTCCAACGGCCGCGGCGCGGTCTCCGCCCTGGAGCTCTCCGCGCTCGCCGCCCTCGACTTCGGCTCGTGGAAGGACCGCGAGGAATCGGAGTCCCCGGACTGGGACCCGGTACCGGGCGAGCTCGCCTCCGTACTCACCCTGGAACGGCTGCTCGAACTGCTCGTCGAGACAAGAGCCGCGGGACGCCCTCTCCAGCTGGCCATCGAGACCAAGCACCCGACCCGCTGGGCGGGCCAGGTCGAGGAGCGGCTGCTGCACCTGCTGAAGCGCTTCGAGCTCGACGTGCCGCCGGCCGACGGCCCCTCACCGGTCCGCATCATGAGCTTCTCGGCCCGTTCCCTGCACCGCATTCAGGACGCCTCACCGGATCTGCCCACCGTATATCTGATGCAGTTCGTCTCCCCGCGACTGCGCGACGGGCGGCTGCCGGCCGGTGCCCGGATCGCCGGACCGGGGATGCGGATCGTGCGCAGCCACCCCGGCTACATCGAACGCCTGCACCGCGCGGGGCACCGGGCCCACGTCTGGACGGTCAACGAACCGGAGGACGTCGACCTCTGCGTCCGGCTCGGAGTTGAGGCAATCATCACGAATCGTCCGAGGCAGGTACTGGAACAACTGAGACGTTCTTCGTATCAGTGA